Genomic DNA from Mycobacteroides chelonae CCUG 47445:
TGAAAATCTTCACCGCCGAAGTACGCCGCGCGACCGTAGACCGCGCCGCACCCTGCCGCGCTTGAGCGCCGAGCCATGACCGCAACACCGGCAATGACAGATCGGCCAGGGATGCCTGCGGATTGGTCGCCGACAAGTGATCAAACAACGAGGTGAGATCGCCACGATAGGCCCGTTGGGTGTGTACCGACCGTCCGCGCTCCAGCGCCAGATGCTCGGCGAACTCGTCGAGAATCGCGGTCAGCTGCGGAGTCACTCCCTCACGGTAGCTTCGGCGGCCGCTAGCTCCTGCTTCCACACGCGGAAAGTCTCCTCGGTTCGCCCACGGCGCCAATAGCCCGAAATCGAGGCGGCCCACTTCGGTGCGACCCCACGTTCCTTGCGTATGTACGGCCGCAGGTTGTGCATGACGGTCTGGGCCTCACCGTGGATGAATACCTGCACCTGTCCGGGCAGCCACTCCGCCGAGCGCACCGCCGCCACTAACGGGGCGTTGTCCCCCGCCAGGCTCTCGTCGACCTCGTCGGCACCAGCGCCCCGGTGAACCCAGACAATCTCGACATCGCCGCGGGTCTCGAAGGCGATCTCATCCTGCGGGCCGGCCACCTCGATGAACACCTTGGCGCGGGCGCCCTCTGGAAGTGCTTGCAGCGCGACGGTGATCGCCGGGACGGCCGATTCATCGCCGGCGAGCAGATGCCAGTCAGCGGCGGGATCTGGTGAGTAGGCGCCATGCGAGTCGGTGAGATACAGCTTGTCACCTGGCGTGGCCCGTGCAGCCCACGGGCCCGCCACCCCAGCGTCGCCGTGCACCACAAAGTCGATCGCGATCTCGCGACGGTCGGCATCTACGGAACGGATGGTGTACGTGCGCACCGTGGCCTGCATGTCGCGCGCCTGATCGATGTCCCGCGGACCCGGCCCTTCGTGACCCTCGGGAAGGAATATCAGCTTGGCGTAGCTGTCGGTATCCGCGTTGGCCTCGAAACCGTCGAATCCGTTACCGCCAAGCACCACCCGGGTGATGTGCGGAGTCACTTGTTCGGTGCGAACGACCTGTAACTCGTGGAGCGGGCGTGCCATATCGCCTCCTGCGTCGAATCCTCCATGTCAATTGCCTTGACTATACGGAGGAATGCCTGTGAATGGGCGCCCCCGTCAGGGCAGCATGCCCCTGACGATCAGCTCTGCGGCGGCCTCGGCGTGCGCGTGCACATCGCCATCGCCCTCATCAGCAAAATACCCATCGGCCGAGCATGGGACACGCCCAAGAGATCCGCAACTCGTACGATGGCCTGCTGGCGAGTAATTCCCATCACAGTCGGCCAAAATCTGTCAGGTCCGGAGGGGCAGCGCCAAGCAAACCATGACCGCGGTCTAGCGCGGAGCGTTGCCCTCGAGCCGATCAAGTAGCGATTCGAGCGCCTCTTCGAACTCTGTCGCGCTGTGGTCTTCACTGAGCTGTTGCTGCATCCGCTGCAGATTCGGGTAGTTCGAAAGGCTCCGCAGCGTCTTCTCGGGCAGCTCGTCTTCCACCGGACTCAGCGAGACGCCTCGTGCTGAAACCTCCAGGAGCAGCTGGCCCAGCAGGAAGGTGGTGTACGCGCGGTAGGCGGTCACTGCTCCCCGGTCGTCGAAGCCGTAGGAGATCAGTGTGTCCAAGAAGGTCTCCATCCACTTCATGCTCCGCAGCGGCGGCCGAACCCATGGGGCCTCCGGTGGCCGGGTCGCCAACGTCGGAAACAGGTGAGGGTGATCGATGGCAATCGCCCGCACGCCATGCGCGAGCCGGACGAGATAGTCCTGCCAACCGTCTTCCTGCCGTCGGGCAGCGAGTTGATCGTCGTACAGCTTTTCGACCAAGTGGTCCACAATGCCGCCGAGTAGGTCCTGGCGGCCATGGACGTGGCGGTAGAGGGCCATCGCTTCGACACCGCAGGCAGAACCGAGCCGCCGCATCGTCAGCTGATCCAACCCATCGCGGTCCACCAGCGCGATCGCGGTATCGAGGATTTCCGCACGAGTCAGCGATCGTGGGCGGCGCCCCTCCGGGGTGCCTGCACCTGTTCGGTTGTCCGTCTCGTCCACTGCGTCGGTCACTCCCACCGTGCATTTCGGGGTTCGGGCTATGACGGCGATCCCGTGGCGGCTTTGCCGTCCTCCACGACGGTACCTCTGCTAGCTAAACAGCTGGCCAGCGGCTATTTGTTTACAAAGTAGTTTACGTAGTACACAACCCTTGCTACGGTGGATTTGGTCGCCTCACGACGAGGCGACATCGAGCGGTTGCACCGCGCACGCACTGAAAAGGAGCGACAGATGAGCGATGACAACAAGGACAGCGGTCTTGAGGCCGGGATCAAGGGCGTCGTCGAAGACGTCAAGGGCAAGGCCAAGGAAGCCTTCGGCAAGCTCACCGATGACGAGTCGCTGGAGCGCGAAGGTCAGGCGCAGCAGGACAAGGCCGAAGCTCAGCGTGAGGTAGCCACCAAGGAAGCCGAGGCTGAGAAGGCCCGCGCCGAGGCTGCGGTGCATCAGGCACGCGAAGACGCCGAGAAGTAGCAACACACCGCACAGCAGCCCGCTCCACTCCCACGAGAACCAGGAAACCACACATGATTTCACCTCTGGCCGCTGATGTTGCGGCAGCTCACCTCGGCTTTGGCATCGGCTGGATCGCATGGATCGTGATCGGCGGCCTCGCCGGATGGGTGGCCAGCAAGATCATGGGCACCGACGCCCAGCAAGGGCTCCTGCTCAACATCGTGGTGGGGATCGTGGGCGGGCTGCTGGGCGGATTCTTGCTGAGCCTGCTCAACGTCGGCACCTACGGCTTCGGCTGGATTCTGACATTCGTCACTGCACTCGCGGGCGCCTGCATTCTCTTGTTCCTCGTGCGCCTCGTCAGCGGCAGGCGATGAGTAGCAACAGATCCCAGCAGTCCACAACAGAAGGGGCCCTAGTGATTCCGTCCATTTCGAAGAAACTCGCGGTGGCCGCCGGTATGGTCGCGGCCATCTCGCTGGCGGGCTGTTCCAGTGTGATCAATCAAGGTGGTGACACCACCTGCAAGGAATACCTCACCCAGGACGAGGCCACGCAAAATGAGGCCGTCATCAAGATGCTCAAGGACGAAAACCAACAAGACCCCAGTGGTCTGCAGTCCACCGCAGCACGGAACTCCGCCTTGGCCTACTGCAAGACGTTGGGCAACGAGAACAGCAAGATCAAAGAAGCCCCACACCTCTAACCGGGAGCATCACATGAGAATGCCAACAGTCAAGCCCACCAAGGTTTTTGCCGGATTCGCCATCGTTATTGGCGCGGCTCTGGCCGGGTGTAGCACGAGCACCGACAGTGGCCCGACGAGCACCAGCACGACGACCACAACAACCACAACCACCACGACCGTTCCTGCGCCCAGCGGTGCACCGGAAGGCACCCCGGCACCCGGCCCGACCGGTAGCGGAGGTCCCGAGGGCGGATCCGGCGCCATCCCCGGCGGTCCGACCGGAGGCGGCGGACCCGGCGGCGGGAGCGGCAGTATCCCGGGCGGTCCGACCGGAGGCGGCGGACCCGAGGGCGGCGGGGGCCATATCCCCGGCGTCGGCGGCGGCCACGGCGGCCCGGGTGGCGGCGGCGGATGCGTCGACAACGTGGGTTGCGTCAGCATCCCGTAGAGCACGTACGGCCGAACAGAACTGCGCCTATCGGAGATCTACTCCGGTAGGCGCAGTTCTGGCTTGTCGACCTCTTCGATGTTGACGTCCTTGAAGGTGATCACGCGCACGTGTTTGACGAAGCGCGCCGGCCGGAACAGGTCCCACACCCACGCGTCAGAAAGGCGCAACTCGAAGTACACCTCGGAGTCGGTGTTCCGTGGAATCACCTCGACGCTATTGGCCAGGTAAAACCGTCGCTCGGTCTCCACCACGTAGCTGAACTGCCCGACGATGTCCTTGTACTCGCGATACAGCGAGAGTTCCATCTCGGTTTCATACTTTTCGAGGTCTTCAGCGCTCATAGACTTTCCATTATCCCCCCTGTGAACTTCCCTGCGCCGCATTGCGCACGTTCACGAACGACTGTCGATGCTGAACTGACGGTCCCAGACGCCGCAGCGCCTCGGTATGGACGGCCGTGCTGTAGCCCTTGTGCACCGCGAATCCGTACCCTGGGTGATCGGAATCCATGGCCACCATCACTCGATCCCGGCTGACCTTCGCCAGCACGCTGGCCGCGGCGATACATGCCGCCGAGGCGTCGCCACCGATGACCGGCAGCGAGGGCACCGGCAGTCCCGGCACCCGGAATCCGTCCGTCAATACATATCCCGGCTTGACGCCCAGACCGGCTACCGCGCGCCGCATTCCCTCGATGTTGGCCACGTGCACGCCGATCCGGTCCACTTCTTCGGCCGGCACCGACACCACGTGATACGCCTCGGCATACCGACAGATGAGGGGAAACAGCGTCTCGCGCATCTTCTCGCTGAGCTTCTTGGAGTCATTGAGCGCGGCAAGGCTCTTCCGTTGGTTTGGGCCAAGCACGCACGCGGCGATCACCAACGGACCCGCACAGGCTCCACGTCCGGCCTCGTCCACACCGGCGACAGGCCCCAAACCCACTCTGTCCAGGGTCAATTCGAGGGTCCGCAATCCGGATGCTTTGCGAATCACCGTCCGCGGCGGCCAGCTGGTACTCATACCGCGAGAACTAGGTCTGGGGGTTCACCGATGCGACGCCGCCCCACCGTCCGGGCGGCCATGCGATGAAACGCGCCTTGCCGATGACGTTGTCCACCGGCACAGTGCCGATGTTCGGGTCGCCCGTGCAATAGACGCGCTGACGCTCATCCATCGCCGGGCCGGCATCACGTTCGAGGCTCTGGCAGTGTGCGCGCGAGTCGCCGCTGTGCGTCCGGTTGTCCCCCATCATCCACAGCTTGCCTTCTGGCACCTTGACGGGCCCGAACTGGAAACTCCAGCAGGCGTTGG
This window encodes:
- a CDS encoding ribonuclease HII; the protein is MSTSWPPRTVIRKASGLRTLELTLDRVGLGPVAGVDEAGRGACAGPLVIAACVLGPNQRKSLAALNDSKKLSEKMRETLFPLICRYAEAYHVVSVPAEEVDRIGVHVANIEGMRRAVAGLGVKPGYVLTDGFRVPGLPVPSLPVIGGDASAACIAAASVLAKVSRDRVMVAMDSDHPGYGFAVHKGYSTAVHTEALRRLGPSVQHRQSFVNVRNAAQGSSQGG
- a CDS encoding DUF2469 domain-containing protein, which encodes MSAEDLEKYETEMELSLYREYKDIVGQFSYVVETERRFYLANSVEVIPRNTDSEVYFELRLSDAWVWDLFRPARFVKHVRVITFKDVNIEEVDKPELRLPE
- a CDS encoding GlsB/YeaQ/YmgE family stress response membrane protein, coding for MISPLAADVAAAHLGFGIGWIAWIVIGGLAGWVASKIMGTDAQQGLLLNIVVGIVGGLLGGFLLSLLNVGTYGFGWILTFVTALAGACILLFLVRLVSGRR
- a CDS encoding TetR/AcrR family transcriptional regulator, with amino-acid sequence MDETDNRTGAGTPEGRRPRSLTRAEILDTAIALVDRDGLDQLTMRRLGSACGVEAMALYRHVHGRQDLLGGIVDHLVEKLYDDQLAARRQEDGWQDYLVRLAHGVRAIAIDHPHLFPTLATRPPEAPWVRPPLRSMKWMETFLDTLISYGFDDRGAVTAYRAYTTFLLGQLLLEVSARGVSLSPVEDELPEKTLRSLSNYPNLQRMQQQLSEDHSATEFEEALESLLDRLEGNAPR
- a CDS encoding siderophore-interacting protein, with product MARPLHELQVVRTEQVTPHITRVVLGGNGFDGFEANADTDSYAKLIFLPEGHEGPGPRDIDQARDMQATVRTYTIRSVDADRREIAIDFVVHGDAGVAGPWAARATPGDKLYLTDSHGAYSPDPAADWHLLAGDESAVPAITVALQALPEGARAKVFIEVAGPQDEIAFETRGDVEIVWVHRGAGADEVDESLAGDNAPLVAAVRSAEWLPGQVQVFIHGEAQTVMHNLRPYIRKERGVAPKWAASISGYWRRGRTEETFRVWKQELAAAEATVRE
- a CDS encoding CsbD family protein, with product MSDDNKDSGLEAGIKGVVEDVKGKAKEAFGKLTDDESLEREGQAQQDKAEAQREVATKEAEAEKARAEAAVHQAREDAEK